A portion of the Clostridium gelidum genome contains these proteins:
- the fliS gene encoding flagellar export chaperone FliS, whose translation MYSNGYNIYKTNTVNYASKEQLLLMLVEGAVKFCKIARQAIIDKDTKKAHDALIRTQDIFSELMISLDTKQGDWAVQLFRVYDFIKEKLIEANMTKSIEIIDEVLPLVQDINETWQEAYKRSKK comes from the coding sequence ATGTATTCTAATGGATATAATATTTATAAAACAAATACTGTGAATTATGCGTCAAAGGAACAATTGCTACTTATGTTAGTTGAAGGTGCAGTTAAGTTTTGTAAAATAGCTAGACAAGCTATAATAGACAAAGATACAAAAAAGGCACATGATGCATTAATAAGAACTCAAGATATATTTTCTGAACTTATGATTAGTTTAGACACAAAACAAGGAGATTGGGCAGTTCAATTATTTAGGGTATATGATTTTATTAAGGAAAAGCTAATAGAAGCTAATATGACCAAGAGTATAGAAATTATAGATGAAGTTCTTCCTCTTGTACAAGATATAAATGAAACATGGCAAGAAGCTTATAAAAGATCTAAAAAATAA
- the fliW gene encoding flagellar assembly protein FliW: MKFLSKVHGEIQYEESNRVTFNKGIPGFNELKKFILLDLEEYEPFKLLQSLENDEISLIVTSPYEFFNDYEIKLNEETIKTLKIDSPEQVIILTTVTLNSDPKKITTNLQGPIVINTSNNFGEQIVLDNSKYKVKNPLI; this comes from the coding sequence ATGAAATTTCTTTCTAAAGTTCATGGCGAAATACAATATGAAGAAAGTAATAGAGTTACTTTTAATAAAGGTATTCCAGGATTCAATGAATTGAAAAAATTTATTCTTTTAGATCTAGAAGAATATGAACCTTTTAAATTACTACAATCCTTAGAAAACGATGAAATTTCCTTAATAGTAACTTCACCATATGAATTTTTTAATGATTATGAAATTAAATTAAATGAAGAAACAATTAAAACATTAAAAATAGATTCTCCGGAGCAAGTAATTATATTAACTACAGTAACATTAAATTCTGATCCGAAAAAAATAACTACTAATCTTCAAGGACCTATAGTTATAAATACTTCTAATAATTTTGGGGAACAAATAGTATTAGACAATTCTAAATATAAAGTGAAAAACCCTTTAATATAA
- a CDS encoding flagellin N-terminal helical domain-containing protein: MIINHNLPAANANRNININQGASSKSMEKLSSGLRINRAGDDAAGLAISEKMRNQIKGLDQASSNAQDGISMIQTAEGALNETHSILLRMRELANQSANGTNTDADRSSIQDEMNQLTSEVNRIGNTTEFNTQKVLNGGMDAEDGAKITKSTSASVTMSTFTAAKCVGADKVTVDGITFNFSGVTTTGTTADKDILGAVTAGGKKLSDLVDITFSGVSMTMTAKSSGTTSTIKAAAGQVGANDVKGDPTTIERSGLQGTVSLTAAGGKTLAANSTFKIAVGTGSDVTVTLNAGVSPKVYDTANADKNVANAALQDLVKDMNASLQNAGLGGTVTASLSKDDKLQFISESGLDLKVTDGTNTPLTTTYGATTIASGNVQQVVGAGAQGSGFNTTLQVGANKGQSMAVNIADMRANAIGITGNAGQSGFTTTNVVTNGTTDVKQESALNVMNKTDATNALDVLDKAVAKVSGQRGSLGAIQNRLEHTINNLGTSSENLTSAESRIRDVDMAKEMSTYSKNNILSQAAQAMLAQAKSQPEQVLQLLR, from the coding sequence ATGATAATTAATCACAATTTACCAGCAGCTAATGCTAACAGAAACATAAACATCAATCAAGGTGCTTCAAGCAAATCAATGGAAAAACTTTCTTCAGGTTTAAGAATTAACAGAGCTGGAGACGATGCAGCAGGTCTTGCAATATCTGAAAAAATGAGAAATCAAATTAAAGGTCTTGACCAAGCTTCATCTAATGCACAAGATGGTATTTCAATGATTCAAACAGCAGAAGGTGCTTTAAATGAAACTCACTCAATTCTTTTAAGAATGAGAGAATTAGCCAATCAATCAGCTAATGGAACTAACACTGATGCTGATAGATCATCAATACAAGATGAAATGAACCAATTAACTTCAGAAGTAAACAGAATTGGTAATACAACTGAATTCAATACTCAAAAAGTATTAAATGGTGGTATGGATGCTGAAGATGGAGCTAAGATTACTAAATCTACTAGTGCTTCAGTTACAATGTCAACATTTACAGCAGCAAAATGTGTTGGGGCTGATAAAGTAACTGTTGATGGAATTACTTTTAATTTCTCAGGCGTTACTACTACAGGTACAACAGCTGATAAGGATATTTTAGGTGCAGTTACTGCTGGTGGTAAGAAACTATCAGATTTAGTTGATATAACATTTAGCGGTGTTTCTATGACAATGACTGCAAAATCAAGTGGAACTACAAGCACCATAAAAGCAGCAGCAGGTCAAGTAGGTGCCAATGATGTAAAAGGAGATCCAACTACAATAGAAAGATCAGGTCTTCAAGGTACTGTAAGTCTTACAGCAGCAGGAGGAAAGACTTTGGCTGCAAATTCTACATTCAAAATTGCAGTAGGTACAGGTAGTGATGTTACTGTTACATTAAACGCAGGCGTTTCTCCTAAGGTTTATGATACTGCAAATGCAGACAAAAATGTAGCGAATGCAGCACTTCAAGATTTAGTGAAAGATATGAATGCATCACTACAAAATGCAGGATTAGGTGGAACAGTTACTGCCTCACTTTCAAAAGATGATAAACTTCAATTTATATCAGAATCAGGATTGGATTTAAAAGTTACTGATGGAACTAATACTCCTTTAACAACTACTTATGGCGCAACTACAATAGCATCTGGAAATGTACAACAAGTTGTTGGAGCAGGAGCTCAAGGATCTGGATTTAATACTACTCTACAAGTAGGTGCTAATAAAGGTCAATCAATGGCAGTAAATATTGCTGATATGAGAGCTAATGCTATTGGGATTACTGGAAATGCAGGCCAATCAGGATTTACTACAACAAATGTTGTAACTAATGGTACAACAGATGTTAAACAAGAATCAGCATTAAATGTTATGAATAAAACAGATGCTACTAATGCACTTGATGTTCTTGATAAGGCTGTAGCTAAAGTATCAGGTCAAAGAGGTAGCTTAGGTGCAATACAAAATAGATTAGAACACACAATAAACAATCTTGGAACTTCTTCTGAAAACTTAACTTCAGCAGAATCAAGAATTAGAGACGTTGATATGGCAAAAGAAATGTCAACATACTCAAAGAATAATATTCTTTCTCAAGCTGCACAAGCTATGCTTGCACAAGCTAAATCACAACCAGAACAAGTTCTTCAATTATTAAGATAG
- the fliD gene encoding flagellar filament capping protein FliD gives MPTRITGMNSGLDVDTLVKTAMKPYQAKVDKEVQNRKVLEYQQEQYKQIMSDSSDFYDKYFDILKTGNLMSDNTYQTQTYTSTPDGSKVTAKGLAGASIDNYTVNVTQLAAKASDSLLSSETGNKSITIGTATVSFAATSDGNITVANYNSAIAKMKSDLSAKVKAGTASDGEKTQLSDLTNKAVTAKYSEFSKNVTFTANTFGGGGFQIKDAASPPVTSKDHAKVEDKYLEATVKNSKGQVYTITSADKQISNNVTVDNVQFDFKGVSTSTSVAAGAITPLVALTEATALTPLTELTPLADAVGTPTTDGTTTANGITTKKTTAADGTVTTETTDGSGTKTTTVTAKDKSTVVTTTKGAVTTVTDANGMKTTTDTSNLDSVNNTGYTLTTVKIGTTTTTTKLNADGTIPVTKRIETSAIPPITTTLTTTALNSGDGRTTTAIQKDITVGGTTPTTTTTTSSVTKQDKTNGSVTTVVGEDGISTTTDFTVDPTSGSTTKTISTSSGTHLATTDPGTTTTTVGGITTVTKIGTDGSITQTVITPSGTNLTPGDAGTTTTTDVDGTTQITTKIGTDGSITKTLTPQAGAPTTTVTTTTVKIATAYNAPTSLTGATDVKDLKDKIVSFVNDYNKLLQSMNTKIYETRDKDYMPLTDEQKKAMSETQITAWEKKAQTGLLRKDDDLQRITSEMKNAMSSVMSGSGLSLEKIGIAPIKNYTDKNGMLSIDESKLTTALEANSGDVQDLFKRAASTTDQGGAITQLKSALKSEFKTSTSSLSKKAGYSGSSTETDNTITNSIAKKKTLIAQLNSSLTTKENALYKKYSALEKAMEQLNSQKSSLASMLGQ, from the coding sequence ATGCCAACAAGAATAACAGGAATGAATTCAGGTTTAGATGTAGATACTTTAGTTAAAACAGCAATGAAACCTTATCAAGCAAAGGTTGATAAAGAAGTTCAAAATAGAAAAGTTTTAGAATATCAACAAGAACAATATAAACAAATAATGAGCGATTCATCAGATTTTTATGATAAATATTTTGATATATTAAAGACTGGAAATTTAATGTCAGATAATACTTATCAAACACAAACTTACACATCAACTCCGGATGGGTCAAAAGTAACTGCCAAAGGATTAGCAGGAGCAAGTATTGATAATTATACAGTAAATGTAACTCAATTAGCAGCTAAAGCATCTGATAGTTTACTTAGTAGTGAAACTGGAAATAAATCAATAACAATTGGGACAGCAACAGTATCGTTTGCAGCAACTTCTGACGGGAATATAACGGTAGCGAATTATAATTCAGCAATAGCAAAGATGAAATCAGATTTAAGTGCTAAAGTAAAAGCCGGAACTGCATCGGATGGTGAAAAAACTCAATTATCAGATTTGACTAATAAGGCTGTAACAGCAAAATATAGTGAGTTTAGCAAAAATGTAACTTTTACAGCAAATACATTTGGCGGTGGCGGATTTCAAATCAAAGATGCTGCTAGTCCACCAGTTACAAGCAAAGACCATGCTAAAGTTGAAGATAAATATCTTGAAGCTACTGTTAAAAACAGTAAGGGCCAAGTATATACTATAACTAGTGCTGACAAACAAATTAGTAATAATGTAACTGTTGATAATGTACAGTTTGATTTTAAGGGAGTAAGTACATCAACTTCTGTAGCCGCAGGTGCAATAACACCATTAGTTGCATTAACAGAAGCAACAGCTTTAACACCATTAACGGAATTAACACCATTGGCAGATGCAGTAGGAACACCAACAACAGATGGAACAACAACAGCTAATGGGATAACAACAAAAAAAACAACAGCAGCAGATGGGACAGTAACAACGGAAACAACAGATGGTAGTGGGACAAAAACAACAACAGTAACCGCAAAAGATAAATCAACTGTTGTTACAACTACAAAAGGAGCAGTAACAACAGTAACAGATGCAAATGGAATGAAAACTACAACTGATACAAGTAATTTAGATTCAGTAAACAATACTGGATACACTTTAACAACAGTAAAAATTGGAACAACAACAACAACGACTAAATTAAACGCTGATGGAACAATACCAGTAACGAAACGAATAGAAACAAGTGCAATACCACCAATAACAACGACATTAACAACAACAGCATTGAATTCAGGTGATGGAAGAACAACAACTGCAATCCAAAAAGATATAACAGTTGGAGGAACCACACCAACGACAACAACAACAACTTCTTCTGTTACTAAACAAGATAAAACAAATGGATCAGTAACAACAGTAGTTGGAGAAGATGGAATAAGCACAACAACAGACTTTACAGTAGACCCAACAAGTGGCTCAACAACAAAAACAATATCAACATCTTCAGGAACACATTTAGCAACAACTGATCCAGGAACAACAACAACAACAGTAGGGGGAATAACTACAGTAACTAAAATAGGAACAGATGGATCAATAACCCAAACGGTAATAACACCTTCTGGAACAAATTTAACACCAGGAGATGCGGGAACAACAACAACAACAGACGTGGATGGAACAACGCAAATAACAACTAAAATAGGAACAGATGGATCAATAACCAAAACACTAACACCACAGGCAGGTGCCCCTACCACTACAGTAACAACTACAACAGTAAAAATAGCAACTGCATATAATGCTCCAACATCATTAACTGGAGCAACTGATGTTAAGGATTTAAAAGATAAGATTGTAAGTTTTGTTAATGATTATAACAAATTATTACAAAGCATGAATACAAAGATTTATGAAACAAGAGATAAAGATTATATGCCTTTAACAGATGAACAAAAGAAGGCAATGAGTGAGACTCAAATTACAGCATGGGAGAAAAAGGCTCAAACAGGATTGCTTAGAAAAGATGATGACCTTCAAAGAATAACAAGTGAAATGAAAAATGCTATGTCTTCTGTTATGTCAGGCTCAGGGTTAAGCTTGGAGAAGATAGGAATAGCTCCAATAAAAAATTATACAGATAAAAATGGAATGCTTAGTATAGATGAAAGTAAATTAACAACAGCATTAGAAGCAAATTCAGGAGATGTACAAGATCTGTTTAAAAGAGCAGCATCAACTACAGATCAAGGCGGAGCAATAACTCAACTTAAATCAGCTTTAAAGAGTGAATTTAAAACAAGTACTTCATCGCTATCAAAAAAGGCTGGATATTCAGGAAGTAGTACTGAAACTGATAATACTATAACTAACAGTATAGCTAAGAAAAAGACATTAATAGCACAGTTAAATAGTTCTTTAACTACTAAAGAGAATGCATTATATAAAAAATATTCAGCATTAGAAAAAGCAATGGAACAATTAAATTCACAAAAATCATCATTAGCTAGTATGCTTGGACAATAG
- the csrA gene encoding carbon storage regulator CsrA, which yields MLIITRKKGESLMIGDNIEIIVSKIDDGSVKIGIKAPRDIQVLRKELYEEVEQENKEATQIDVSMLSNIKKR from the coding sequence ATGCTGATTATAACTAGAAAAAAAGGTGAATCCCTTATGATTGGAGATAATATAGAAATTATTGTAAGTAAGATAGATGATGGAAGTGTCAAAATTGGAATAAAAGCTCCAAGAGATATTCAAGTACTAAGAAAAGAGTTATATGAAGAAGTGGAGCAAGAAAATAAAGAAGCAACTCAAATTGATGTTAGTATGTTAAGTAATATAAAGAAAAGGTAG
- the flgL gene encoding flagellar hook-associated protein FlgL, translating into MSSRVTTNMLSSNYLRNMNRNLTNMKTLQNQLASGKEIQISSDNPSKATRNMQLHSEMSSNKQYNDNITDISNWLDTTDTALSQMGNVFGRVESLLVTAGNGTYSEDERIALRDEVKEKVSELSQILNTNFDGSYIFGGTKTSSKPTTVVNGVLQYADEAGKAITGYEKSDGTITSSPTGNTEVSLSVANITKLKQELNVLDYTTSSGPDYDRIDDINSLLYNTDTSASGGGLPLATIRADQIDIKNSTANKDTAIVELETVDKTIPINQINSNLQVDISQGVKSDFNKTAVDVLEFTDKSGKSINVSELLTNILKDLGVGGIKSNLNTTELKDIQSVTANLLQRRSETGSMQNRMESAKTNNENQNYNMTDILSKTEDIDLTEKTMEYAMLQTVYTASLQTSGKILPQSLLNYV; encoded by the coding sequence ATGTCAAGCAGAGTAACGACTAACATGCTGAGTTCAAATTATTTGAGAAATATGAATAGAAATTTAACAAATATGAAAACATTACAAAATCAATTAGCTTCAGGAAAGGAAATACAAATATCTTCAGACAATCCATCTAAGGCAACAAGAAATATGCAATTACATTCAGAGATGTCTTCTAATAAGCAATATAATGATAATATAACGGATATATCAAATTGGCTTGACACAACAGATACAGCATTATCACAAATGGGGAATGTTTTTGGACGCGTAGAAAGTTTACTTGTAACTGCTGGGAATGGAACTTATTCAGAAGATGAAAGAATTGCACTTCGAGACGAAGTTAAAGAAAAAGTTAGTGAATTATCTCAGATTTTAAACACTAACTTTGATGGTTCTTATATATTTGGTGGAACAAAAACTTCTTCAAAGCCTACTACTGTAGTAAATGGGGTTTTGCAATATGCTGATGAAGCTGGTAAAGCAATAACTGGATATGAGAAGAGCGATGGAACAATTACAAGTTCACCTACAGGAAATACAGAGGTTAGTTTAAGTGTGGCAAATATAACAAAGCTTAAACAAGAGTTAAATGTATTAGATTATACTACGAGTTCTGGTCCTGATTACGATAGGATAGATGATATTAATAGTTTACTATATAATACGGATACATCAGCATCTGGTGGTGGATTACCACTTGCAACTATAAGAGCAGATCAAATTGATATAAAAAATTCAACAGCAAATAAAGATACAGCTATTGTAGAATTAGAGACTGTAGATAAAACTATTCCAATAAATCAAATAAATTCAAACTTACAAGTAGATATATCTCAAGGAGTTAAAAGTGATTTTAATAAAACAGCAGTTGATGTATTAGAATTCACAGATAAAAGTGGGAAAAGTATAAATGTTTCAGAACTTTTAACAAATATATTAAAAGACTTAGGAGTAGGCGGAATTAAAAGTAATCTAAATACAACTGAATTAAAAGATATACAGTCTGTAACAGCAAATTTATTGCAACGAAGATCAGAAACTGGATCTATGCAAAATAGAATGGAGTCAGCAAAGACAAATAATGAAAATCAAAATTATAATATGACAGATATATTATCTAAAACAGAAGATATAGATTTAACAGAAAAGACTATGGAATATGCAATGCTGCAAACAGTATATACAGCTTCATTACAAACTAGTGGAAAAATATTGCCACAAAGTTTATTAAATTACGTATAG
- a CDS encoding glycosyltransferase, producing MKLSICMMVKNEEKFLDKCLIYLQKLMENIDSELIIVDTGSEDSTVDIAKKYTDKVYFHKWDNNFSDMRNITISYAHGEWIFIIDADEMLIEYEDIVKFFNSEYIKKYNTVFINVKNLTGSDDISTYSTLSSARIFKNDGEFKYEGAVHNRPLFKEPFAYVNGLIEHYGYIFNDKEFAEKKFKRTTTILKNELEKDSGNIYYWYQLSVSYSMHNDEREALDCAIKAFNIMEKKIAINDLENYLYVYTQLALCYLKIKNFNKVEYICSKAIEAKINHIDVCYLLGKSQLILDKNNEAIRAYEKYLVYLDKYDNKKNINVQTYYHGKREYVFFDLFVLYRRIGDYNQSIKYYSKIKDVFILTNEEAVEENINLYLDMNDYTGLKNFYNNIVIRYDIRNTFILYLEKYKDSNKIEMNKLKAILNENALYTDLYMDLLEFRIAIKNNDDCLLNDFEIMRHMEEEDFNELYYFYGDILYYYMKYSFNKFINCIKNVKEKKAIEFFKYLDNKYDDFIKVLLNTCYVDVKEDLCVICIKKTITKYLVAVAKFDDIKYKEIFNTYVQYGVNYIEIIYKVELLENEEIYFFDDEELAFFAYMRKANLIKSSNEEKYLKYLKKALNIYPYMHSGIKSLLDELKQKETNSEMGIYKSQVVQTIKVLISENKLDEAKELINEYENIISGDTEIQTIKSMFT from the coding sequence ATGAAGTTAAGCATATGTATGATGGTGAAAAATGAAGAAAAATTTCTAGATAAATGTTTAATATATTTACAAAAACTTATGGAAAATATTGATTCTGAATTAATTATTGTAGATACTGGTTCAGAAGACAGTACTGTAGACATAGCAAAAAAATATACAGATAAAGTATATTTTCATAAATGGGACAATAATTTTTCGGATATGAGAAATATAACTATAAGCTATGCACATGGAGAATGGATATTTATAATTGATGCTGATGAAATGCTTATAGAGTATGAAGATATAGTGAAATTTTTTAATAGTGAATATATTAAAAAGTATAATACTGTATTTATAAATGTAAAAAACTTAACGGGGTCAGATGATATTTCTACTTATTCTACTCTTTCTTCTGCAAGAATATTTAAAAATGATGGTGAATTTAAATATGAAGGTGCAGTTCATAATAGACCTTTGTTTAAAGAGCCATTTGCTTATGTTAATGGCTTAATAGAACATTATGGTTATATATTTAATGATAAGGAGTTTGCCGAAAAAAAATTTAAAAGAACAACTACTATTTTAAAAAACGAATTAGAGAAAGATTCAGGTAATATTTACTATTGGTATCAGCTATCTGTAAGTTATAGCATGCATAATGATGAGCGAGAAGCTCTTGATTGTGCCATTAAGGCTTTTAATATTATGGAAAAGAAAATAGCTATAAATGATTTAGAAAATTATTTATATGTGTATACACAATTAGCATTATGTTATTTAAAAATTAAAAATTTCAATAAGGTTGAATATATTTGTAGTAAGGCTATAGAAGCAAAAATTAACCATATTGATGTTTGTTATTTATTGGGAAAAAGTCAGTTGATTTTAGATAAAAACAATGAAGCTATAAGAGCTTATGAAAAATACTTAGTTTATTTGGACAAATATGACAATAAGAAAAATATTAATGTTCAAACATATTATCATGGCAAAAGAGAATATGTGTTTTTTGATTTATTTGTATTATATAGAAGAATAGGGGATTACAATCAATCTATAAAATACTATAGCAAAATTAAAGATGTATTTATATTAACAAATGAAGAAGCAGTAGAAGAAAACATAAACTTATATCTTGACATGAATGATTATACTGGATTAAAGAACTTTTATAATAATATAGTAATTAGATATGATATTAGAAACACTTTTATTTTATATTTAGAAAAATATAAAGATAGCAATAAAATTGAAATGAATAAATTAAAGGCTATTTTAAATGAAAATGCTTTATATACGGATTTATATATGGACTTATTAGAGTTTAGAATAGCTATTAAGAATAATGACGATTGTTTATTAAATGATTTTGAAATTATGAGACATATGGAAGAGGAAGATTTTAATGAATTATATTATTTTTACGGTGATATTTTATACTATTATATGAAATATTCATTTAATAAATTTATAAATTGTATTAAGAATGTAAAAGAGAAAAAAGCAATTGAGTTTTTTAAATATTTAGATAATAAGTATGATGATTTTATAAAAGTACTTTTAAACACATGTTATGTTGATGTAAAGGAAGATTTATGTGTTATATGTATAAAGAAGACCATTACAAAGTATTTGGTTGCAGTTGCTAAATTTGATGATATAAAATATAAAGAAATCTTTAATACATATGTTCAATATGGAGTTAATTATATAGAAATAATTTATAAAGTGGAATTGTTAGAAAATGAAGAAATATATTTCTTCGATGATGAAGAATTAGCTTTTTTTGCATATATGAGAAAAGCTAACTTAATAAAAAGTTCAAATGAAGAAAAATATTTAAAATATTTAAAAAAGGCTTTAAATATATATCCATATATGCATAGTGGTATTAAATCTTTATTGGATGAACTTAAACAAAAGGAAACTAACAGTGAAATGGGAATTTACAAAAGTCAAGTTGTGCAAACTATAAAAGTTCTTATAAGCGAAAATAAACTTGATGAAGCTAAAGAACTTATAAATGAGTATGAAAATATAATATCTGGTGATACGGAAATTCAAACTATAAAATCTATGTTTACATAA
- a CDS encoding flagellar protein FlaG — protein sequence MDVNGIGQSAINTNTYSSDSAVSQYTDNSSGVAISQVKKIENQSSVENDTKSQGYSKKDLDNALKKINNFMEDEHTYAEYSIHKDFGTLMIKIVDEKTKQVILEVPPERILDMVASMCRQVGLFDRKV from the coding sequence ATGGATGTTAATGGTATAGGGCAAAGCGCAATTAATACAAATACGTATAGCTCAGATTCTGCTGTCTCCCAATATACAGATAATAGTAGTGGGGTAGCAATTTCGCAAGTGAAAAAGATCGAAAATCAATCATCAGTAGAAAATGACACTAAAAGCCAAGGCTATAGCAAAAAAGACTTGGATAATGCATTAAAAAAGATTAATAACTTTATGGAAGATGAACACACATATGCAGAATACTCTATTCATAAGGATTTTGGGACCTTAATGATAAAGATTGTAGATGAAAAAACAAAGCAAGTCATATTAGAAGTTCCACCAGAAAGAATTTTAGATATGGTTGCTAGCATGTGTAGGCAAGTTGGCCTATTTGATAGAAAAGTTTAG